The Lacticaseibacillus rhamnosus DNA window CGGTGAATTCACCCCGGATTCCGGTTATCGGCTAATGCGACAGGCCATCGAAAAATTAGGTGAGCGGTTGCCACACGCATTTATCATTGCTAATGACACTATGGCGGTGGGTGCTTTGCGGGCGCTGAATGAAGCTAACATTTCGGTACCGCAGCGTGTTTCGGTCATCAGTTTTAATGATGTTGCCGTGGCTAAGTTTACAACGCCCCCGTTATCGACTGTGCATGCAGCGACCGATCAAATGGGTCAAACTGCAGTTGAGTTGCTACAGGCGCGCTTGAATGATGCTAAACGGGTTCCGCGACAGGTTAATTTCAAAAGCGAGTTGATTATGCGCGCCAGCAGTTTGTAGGTGGCGTCAGCAGCTGTCAGATGATGCCGCAAGATGGCTGTGCGATCCGTGAACCATGATATAAGGAGGTTATGATGGACGTTTCAGTTGAGCAATATGGTCAGTATCAGGGACAAAATCTTTATGAATTAACCCTCACTAACGACCAAGGTATGGTAGTTAAGCTGTTAAATTATGGTGCAACGCTGGAGAAGGTGCTTTTACCGGAAGCAGATGGGCTCCACAACATGGTGCTGTCATTACCAACACGCGAAGATTATTCAAAAGAACGTAATTTTCTTGGCGGTACGGTTGGCCGCATTGTCGGGCGAATTCGGGGGCACGTTTGGCAACACGGTGACGTTAAAGTCGATTTGCCGATGAATGAAGGCAAGAACCATATTCATGGCGGAGATGATGGGCTCGATCGTCAAGTTTACAATTTTCGCACCGAGCAAACTGCAACGACGGCGAGTGCGAGCTTTACTTTTGTTGATCCGGCCGGACACAACGGTTATCCCGGCAATCTTAAATTACAGGTGACTTACACGCTGACAAACGCGAATGCTTTGCAGTATCGCGTTGATGCATTGAGTGATGAGGAGACGCTGTTTAATCCAACCAACCATACTTATTTTGCACTGGATCAACCAGCTACGATTGATGAAACCGTACTGACAATTCCAGCAGATGCCTATAAGCCCTTGGACGCCGAACATCTTCCGGATCAAGGCTGGCAACCGGTGGCGGGTACTGTATTGGATTTTCGCAACGGGCAAAAACTGGGCGATGTCATCCATACGCGTGCCGATCAAATTACATCTGAACGTGGCATTAATCACCCGTTCCTCCTAAAAAACGGCAAAGCACTAGCCGCCAAGCTGCAAACTAAAAATCACACGATGACACTTGTCACCACTGCACCAAGCGTGGTTGTTTATACAGCCAATCATTTCGATGGTACAGGCGTTGCGCATAACATCAAGCAATTTGATGGGGTAGCACTTGAATGCCAATATCCGCCAGTAAGCGGTTCGGATTTATCCGCGATCACGTTGCTGCCAGGTGAACCATTTACCTTGGCGAATACCTGGACGTTTGAATAATAGTTAACGACAAAAGGCTCTTTGGGGATGCTCAAAGGGCTTTTTTGTATGCTGGGGTATCGGTGCTGGCTTTCTGCTTGTTGAGGCATGGCGTTTGTGGAGTTAGGGAATCGAAAAGATCAAGTTTATGCAAACCGTTATATTTTGCAGCGGGTTTATCCTGATATATACTTTTAGAAAATGAAAGCGATTACGATTACAAACATTTAAATTGAATTATTCACGTGAACTAATATTTAACCGCTGTGATTAAAGATGGAGCATGAAAGTGGGGGGGTTCGCCATGAAAACCGGCTTCTTGAAATTGCCACTCAGTGTACAGGGGATCGTCATAATGGTTGTCTGGTCGGTAGTTAGCGCGATTTATATTTGGTACAACTGGCCGGTTAATAAGTTTGATTTTGTGCCAGCTTTTTTACCGGTGTTTCCTGTTTTGATCAGTTCCAGAAGCGGTGTCGTCATCACTAATTGGCAACCGTGTATGGCAATTATTGTTGGATTGACGAGTTGGTATCTCATCAGGCAAACGCGAATGCAAAAGACAAAATCGCCGCTATTTATTCGCTTGATACGTCACCTATTACCGGTTTGGCTGTTTATGGGGACTTGCTTTTTATTATTGAATCATTGGGTTCCACAAATGGGGTTAGCCCGCTTTTCGGATTTCGAACAACTGGTTTTGATTCTAGCGATTTTTTCTTGGCAAATTGGACTGTTTGGGTCAGTTCCGCTTCTTTGGGCAATTAATCCGTATAAACATGGTTGGAGCGCGAATAAATGGATGTGGTTGTACCTGCTGACTGCGATTGTCGCGCTTTATATGCTAAGTCACTTGAAATTTACTTTTGGCGGGCATTTTATGTCGCTTGTAGCATCCAGTGACGGAGCAATTTGGGCAACTTTCCCTTTTTGGCTAGGTTGGGCGGTAGGAATGCTCTTAATCGGTCTAATCTGGTTCCTAGCACGTTATCAGTATCACAACGAGAATAATACCCAAGGCTAGGCCTGACAAAGCAAGTGCGCTGCTATAGAATGGCGCACTATTTTTTCGGTCAAATAGGATTATTCCTAGGTTAACCTATGCAGTCTTTTTGATGGCAAAAGTTTTGAAAAATTGATGTTGAACAATTTTATCGCCCTCTATTTGTTTAAAAGTGTTTCTTTGTGTTGTCTGATATATCAGTAATATTAACTGCAATCCGATGTTTGCCAAATGTACGAGTGTAGTCAAATACACGTGGTAAAAGGAACGACGAAACAACAGAATAGACAATGTTATTTTGCAAAGCTGAAAAAGTATTTCTTGACTACTGAAAGCGCTTGACTATAATTAATAGTGAACAGAAGCGAACAACAATTAACAGAGGTGTAGATGATGGCAGACACAATCGAACAGGATCTCTTTGATTCAAGCCTAGTGTTCATTGAAGATGGTACGGATCAAGACACAATTTTTAAGCAGGTTTCGGACAAACTCGTGGCATTAGGGGCGGTCAAACCGGACTTCTATCAACACCTCAGCGAACGCGAGAAAGCGTATCCGACTGGCATTGATATGAGTGTGGTCAATCCTGATTATCCGAATGTTGCGATCCCGCACACGGAAGGCGAATTTGTTAATGTCAGGAAAGTTGTTCCGATTCGGCTGAAACAACCGGTTGAATTCGCGAATATGATTGATCCTAATCAGAAGTTCAATGTGAGTTTTCTGTTCATGATTTTGAATAATGATCCGGAAGGCCAGGCAAATGTTCTGGCACAGATCATGGATTTTCTAACAACGTCTTCCGAAGAAACGCTCAACAGACTGTTTCATGCTGAAGACACCGCAACGATTCACGATATTTTGGCAACAAGTTTTAAAAAATAAGGAGGAAGTTTGTTATGACTGTTAAGATTTTGGCTGCTTGTGGTGCAGGGGTTAACTCTAGTCATCAAATCAAGGATGCGATTGAAAAGGAATTTAAGAAGCGTGGCTATGATGTGCAAGCGGATGCGGTGATGGTCAAAGATGTTAATGAAGATATGATCAAGAACTATGACATTTTTACACCGATTGCAAAAACTGATCTTGGTTTCACCCCAAACATTCCAGTCATTAATGCTGGACCGATTTTGTACCGGATGCCGGCTATGGCTAAACCCGTTTATGACAAGATCGAGAATGTCATCAAAAAAGAAAATTTGAAATAATCATGTCATCCGATGGCGAGAAACTGTCGGATACATAGTAGGGAGTGAAAAAGTTTATGCAAACGATTATTGATCTGGCCAACAAGATTTTTGAGCCAATCATCAAGTTGGGTGCGGCTCCAATTATGCTAATTGTGTTGACGGTCATTGCGTTCGCGGTTGGCGTTAATTTCTTCCACGCGCTGGAAGGCGGCATCAAATTAGCGATTGCGATTACCGCTATTAGCAGTGTCATCGGTTTGTTGACGGATACTTATCAGCCAGCGCTAAATGCCTTTGTTAAATCGACCGGCATTAACCTTTCAATTACTGACTTAGGTTGGGCGCCGTTAGCAACGATTACTTGGGGTTCACCGTATACATTATTCTTCTTGGCAATTCTGGTTATTGTTAATTTGATTTTACTGTTCCTGAATCGCACCAACACATTAGATGTCGATATTTTTGATATCTGGCATTTGTCATTTACAGGTCTATTGGCTATTTATTTTGGTGCTAACCTTTTTGTTGCTACCGTGTTGGTTATCTTCATTGGCGTTTTAAAAATTATCAATTCCGATTTGATGAAGCCGACTTTCAATGACTTGTTGGACGACTGGGAGAACCCGATGACGACAACGCATTTAAACTACATGATGAATCCTGTGATCATGGTGTTTGATAAGTTGTTTGACAAATTGTTCCCATGGTTGGATAAATATGACTTCGATGCGGCCAAGCTAAATGAAAAGATCGGATTCTGGGGCAGCCGCTTTGCCATTGGGATTTATCTGGGGATCTTTATCGGTCTGATTTCCCATCAAGATATTAAGTCCATTACGACGCTGGCCTTTATGGCTGCGACCTGCTTGGAGCTGTTTAGTATTATTGGTTCATGGTTTATCGCAGCGGTTGAACCGCTATCTCAAGGGGTTGCGGATTTTGCTAACAAACGTTTAGGCGGTCGGATGCTTAATATCGGGCTTGACTGGCCATTCTTGGCTGGTCGTGCTGAAATTTGGGCTGCAGCTAACGTTTTAGCACCAATCATGTTGCTGGAGGCTTTGGTATTGCCTGGTAACGGGATCTTGCCTTTAGGTGGGATCATTGCAATGGGTGTTACCCCAGCGCTGTTGGTGGTTACGCGTGGTAAGATCATTCGAATGATTGTTATTGGTGCTATCGAACTGCCACTGTTCTTGTGGGCCGGCACACTTTCAGCACCATTCATTACCCACACAGCACGTGCTTTACATGCGAGTGGTATTCCTGCCACTGGGTTAATCTCTTCGTCAACCAAGGAAGGCCCGATTGAACAGTTCATTGCTGTTTTGGTTGGTAAAGCTTCTAAGGGCGAAATGATGATGATTCTGTATGCTGCGTTGGCATTAATTGCTTACACTGCATTGTTCTTCTGGTATCGTCATGAAATGATGAAACGGAATCAGAAGTACTCTGATGAGGGTAAAGAGGTTGCTGATGATGTTAAATTTGTCGCAACCCATGCCGCTGCTAATTCAGCAGATTAATGATGAAGCATTTAAACCATTCTGTTAGGTATCATTGATGGTGATTGTGCTATAAACAGCTCTAGACGATGCGGTCTAGGGCTGTTTTGCTATAAAAGTTTTAAAATAATTTGGCATACAAATATCCGTAAACCGGGTGTATAGTAAAAACCAACCAATTCGAATTTTGGAGTTCTAAAATGGTGAGGGCGTGGAGATACTTGCAGAGACTAGCATTTCTCAAATCATGGCTTGTTTTTATTTGTGTCGGACTAGTGGGCGCTGAGTTGACGGAACTTGCTACTAAGATTGATCTTAATGTGGCAGCCTATATCCGCCTAATCGGTTACTTACTAACGCTTAAGGTCGCTGATGTGATAACAAAGAAAGTTGAGTCCAATAAGAAAACTAAACCTCGCCAAAATTGAGCAAGGATGGATGCATGCTGAAATGATACCAGTAATGGAATAGCTTGAAGGTCAATACTAACGCATGGCTGGCGGCCGGCTTGAGTGTTCAAGCAACAGAGAGAAAAAGACGGACAGATTTCGAGTTGAAATCTGTCCGTCTTTTTGACAGGTGGATGATAGTTCATAGTGGTATACCATTATCGACAAGTTTTAGTTCGTGGATTTTTGATTCATCCGCTGTGCCCGCCGTTTTTTACGATCAAAAACGTTATCAATTTTGAGTAACTGATAAAGTGCATAGCAAGCAGTTACCATGACCGCTACCTGGGTGAATGTATTCTTGAAAATGCCGTTTAAAATGGTGACAAGTGTGACGATGCCGAGCCAAATT harbors:
- a CDS encoding PTS sugar transporter subunit IIB — its product is MTVKILAACGAGVNSSHQIKDAIEKEFKKRGYDVQADAVMVKDVNEDMIKNYDIFTPIAKTDLGFTPNIPVINAGPILYRMPAMAKPVYDKIENVIKKENLK
- a CDS encoding PTS galactitol transporter subunit IIC — encoded protein: MQTIIDLANKIFEPIIKLGAAPIMLIVLTVIAFAVGVNFFHALEGGIKLAIAITAISSVIGLLTDTYQPALNAFVKSTGINLSITDLGWAPLATITWGSPYTLFFLAILVIVNLILLFLNRTNTLDVDIFDIWHLSFTGLLAIYFGANLFVATVLVIFIGVLKIINSDLMKPTFNDLLDDWENPMTTTHLNYMMNPVIMVFDKLFDKLFPWLDKYDFDAAKLNEKIGFWGSRFAIGIYLGIFIGLISHQDIKSITTLAFMAATCLELFSIIGSWFIAAVEPLSQGVADFANKRLGGRMLNIGLDWPFLAGRAEIWAAANVLAPIMLLEALVLPGNGILPLGGIIAMGVTPALLVVTRGKIIRMIVIGAIELPLFLWAGTLSAPFITHTARALHASGIPATGLISSSTKEGPIEQFIAVLVGKASKGEMMMILYAALALIAYTALFFWYRHEMMKRNQKYSDEGKEVADDVKFVATHAAANSAD
- a CDS encoding PTS sugar transporter subunit IIA, which codes for MADTIEQDLFDSSLVFIEDGTDQDTIFKQVSDKLVALGAVKPDFYQHLSEREKAYPTGIDMSVVNPDYPNVAIPHTEGEFVNVRKVVPIRLKQPVEFANMIDPNQKFNVSFLFMILNNDPEGQANVLAQIMDFLTTSSEETLNRLFHAEDTATIHDILATSFKK
- a CDS encoding aldose epimerase family protein, which gives rise to MDVSVEQYGQYQGQNLYELTLTNDQGMVVKLLNYGATLEKVLLPEADGLHNMVLSLPTREDYSKERNFLGGTVGRIVGRIRGHVWQHGDVKVDLPMNEGKNHIHGGDDGLDRQVYNFRTEQTATTASASFTFVDPAGHNGYPGNLKLQVTYTLTNANALQYRVDALSDEETLFNPTNHTYFALDQPATIDETVLTIPADAYKPLDAEHLPDQGWQPVAGTVLDFRNGQKLGDVIHTRADQITSERGINHPFLLKNGKALAAKLQTKNHTMTLVTTAPSVVVYTANHFDGTGVAHNIKQFDGVALECQYPPVSGSDLSAITLLPGEPFTLANTWTFE